GTTCTGCAGAAAAGACTCAAATGACCATGTGAAAAAACCCTAAAGGTAGGGCACGGCATACATGTCAATCATGTAATTAAGTTATGTTAGATGGTGACATACCTGAATGTTCTTCTCACAGTCTGTCTGAAGATGGAGGGACAACTCACTCTCCAAGACAAACTTCTTGCCGCACTTATCACAAATCTGCATCCTCCGGTGCGTAACATTCATATGCTTTTCCAGATACCATCGCGTGTTGAACACACGTGGAcatttgtcacaagttagggTCTCTTTCTCCTCACCCTTAACCTTGTCAGTTGGAGATTTAGGCtctttgggtgtcttcttcttCCGTTTGGGGGCTTCACCACTTGTAACTTGTTCATTATTGGGATTATTGGCCAGTGTGGATCCGTCACCAGCCACCATGTTGGAGTTCTCAGTTTTCTGGTCCTGGTTTACACATTCCATATTGGTCTGATCACCAGCAGGACGAGATTCATTTTCATCATCCTCATTGCTGTCCTGATCATCGTCTCCAGAGTCACCTCCATCCTCATCGCTACTGGTCTTCATGTGTGAGGGGTCCTTGCCAACACCTTTGTCTCCTTTGGAGACATTTAAGGTTTGGTTATTAAGGTTCACCTCTACAATTATTTGCTCTCTTTTGTAATTCACATCATCTTCATCTTCTTCCTCATCGTCGTCGTCATCATCATCGTCGTCGTCATCATCATCGTCGTCATCCTCCGATTCTCCTGAATTTTGTCTTTCGCCTTTAACGGGTCGAACCTCAATAGGTGGTTTACTGTCCAGATAAAAGGGTTGCTGCTCAGGCTTAGTGTCCATCATAACAGGATAAGGTCCACTTGTTTCTCTTTTGAATTGCTTATTTGAAAGATCAAGTTCTTGACTTGTAGCATGGTAAAACGGAGGTGGAACGCTAACTCGCAGTGAGTCATCAAGTCCCATTCCAGAAACATCAGGAGGGCGACCATCCAGCAATTTTTGGCAGGAGTTGGCTGCTTGACCCATTGGGTCAGGCTGTAGGTTTGAAGGACGCAACATTTCTGAAGGTTCAAAGAATTACTGTTAAGTTTATAGAAAGATGTTCATAAGACACTGAGTTgttgctttcttttttttataactttttttttgtattttagggACACAGGGCCATGCTACATCTTTAGATCCACTGAAAGGCTtgcctgcaaaaaacaaaacaaaaaactattattTTATAGAATATTCAATTACAGAAGTCTGAATATATTTCAAGGGCTTGATCAGTGTATCAGAATTATAATAAAAGTGGTTCTCTAGAAACAGCGGCAATCTTGTCCATGGTCTGTGGGTTGTGTTACAATAGCTAAAACGGTCCAAACAACAAGTTGTTACTGGGAAAAACCCCACACCTTTAATAAGAACTACACTCGAGTCATTTTTACcacagagaacaaaactattaccatagtttaaaggggttgtcagagctgaacccagacatacccatatttttacccaggcagccccagtAAGATGCCCCTTTGCCCTGTGCTCCGATGTTAAcattaggggggctgcctgggtgaaattctgggtatgtccgggtttagctctgaacctggactacCCATTTAAGAGGGGGGGAATCCATGAAGTGAACATGAATGGCAGAGAGAAAGGAGCTACCATAAAATCAATCCAACATCCAATCAGCCCAGGTCCGACACCCCACATACCTGCTGGTCAGCTCTGgacctacacagctccatccacagGGCTACTCCCTctgcagtgaatgggagctgtgTAATTCTAGTGGCAGAGCCAATAGATGATCTGCAGGGGttggatcctgaggataggccctcAATATTAACATTCTGGGTTTCCAAGTTACAGCCTTGGGGCGGCATTATTGTACCtcatggaaaatctgcagcagtTTACCACAAAATGCAGAAAGTACAGGTGACGCACATAAAATCCATGGGGGGCATTTATCCATCTATTtatgccacttttgtggcataAATAGGTCATAAAATTAGTCGGATGCCGTGTGTGGTAAAACCTGCGACTTTTCTCTGTTCACGCCACTTTTTGAGTAGCAAGAATAGTGAGCCTGGCTTATTTATCCCCTTCCACATAGATTTTTGGCgtggaaaatggcttaaatccATGCCAGCAAGGGGGCTGGAGTACAATTCAGGCTGTCACAGGGCCTGCCGGACTAAGTACCAAACATACATAGAGgcctgtgcctctacataactttggcgcttcgCCTGGCAGCACAGAGAGACTCAAGACCGGATTGGAAAACTTTCGTCCCCACATGTTCTTCACCCTGTACCTGTCATGAAACCACAGCATCTAGTGGTAAACTGCTGCCTTTTTGCTGGCCAGCTGCAATACGGAAactttaaggctcatgcacacaaccatatgtattttgctatccacaaaacacagatccgcaacaaactaaaaaaaaaagacatctgtgttgcatcagtttttttttttttttttccagatccattgtaacaatgcctgtctttgtccgcaaaatggacaagaataggacatgctcatgCTTTATTTTACAGAACGGACATAGAATACAAgtggagtcatttccgtttttttcaagccccattgaaattaatggttccgaaTATATACCtgttaaaaaaaaggaacagaaacgGAAGAAAAATACATATGTGTACACGAGCCCTTATGCAACTAACCAATCTGGCTAAAGTGGACATATAAGCTCATGGTGGCCCTTCGACAAACCACAGGCGGCATGAAATCCTGACAGGCTCAGTTATTACAGAACTACTAAACACTGAACGCTGCACCTAGAAACCTCACCTGACAGAGAGAGGCTCACATAGTAATGCCATATCCTGCGGATACACCACAATATCTTTGCTGGAATGAGGGGGTGTCCCACAATGTATATTACCTGTACCCGGCCCTCTCCATCAGTGTCACAGGCATTAAAGGGGTGTCCCACAATGTATTACCTGTACCCGGCCCTCTCCATCAGTGTCACAGgcattaaagggggtgtcccacAATGTTTTACCTGTACCCAGCCGTCTCCATCAGTGTCACAGgcattaaagggggtgtcccacAATGTATTACCTGTACCCGGCCCTCTCCATCAGTGTCACAGacattaaagggggtgtcccacAATGTATTACCTGTACCCAGCCATCTCCATCAGTGTCACAGGCATTAAAGGGGGGTGTCCCACAATGTTTTACCTGTACCCGGCCGTCTCCATCAGTGTCACAGgcattaaagggggtgtcccacAATGTTTTACCTGTACCCGGCCGTCTCCATCAGTGTCACAGGCATTAAAGGGGGGGTCCCAcaatgtattaggctactttcacactagcgttcataggtcagttcgtgagctccgtttgaaggagctcacgagcggacccgaacgcctccgtccagccctgatgcagtctgaatggagcggatccgctcagactgcatcagtctggcggcgttcagcctccgctccgctcgcctccgcacggacatgcggacagctgaacgctgcttgcagcgttcagctgtccgcctggccgcgcggaggcgagcggatccgttcagacttacaatgtaagtcaatgggaacggatccgcttgaagatgtcaccatatggctcaatcttcaagcggatccgtcccccattgactttacattgaaagtctgaacggatccgctcaggctactttcacacttagaattttttctaagttattaatgcagacggatccgtactgaacggagcctccgtctgcattaatatgagcggatccgttcagaacggatccgatcaagcgctagtgtgaaagtagccttacctgtaccCGGCCGTCTCCATCAGTGTCACAGgcattaaagggggtgtcccacAATGTATTACCTGTACCCGGCCCTCTCCATCAGTGTCACAGacattaaagggggtgtcccacAATGTATTACCTGTACCCAGCCGTCTCCATCAGTGTCACAGGCATTAAATTGAGCAGCAGAGAAAGCACCTGCCTGCCACTTCATTTAAATTACTCCTCACTATGGTTGTGCAGTGAAAAAAATGGGGCTCTTGGGACCCCCTTTCTAGTTATATCCTGTGGGTAAGTGATAAATATACACTGAGAGATAAACCCTTAAATATAAAGCGCAAGGGGCAGGGATGCCAATACAATCTGATAACCAGCGTAGAGCTCTACACGGACATATCCCCAGTCCATGGACACACGTATTCGGCCTCTCTACAGCCGATGCCAGGATCACTTATCACTGTGCAATCATGAATGGATTTATGGTCCTGTGTAACTGCTGAACGCGCAGTTAGAGCGGGGGAGGGGTCAGTCTGGGAAAAAGCTGATTATTAAGAGAAATATAATCACAAAAGAAGCAGCCATTCTTCACAGAAACTCAATCTCAGTCCATGGAGACGAGTCAGGTGGGGGGAGGCCGGCCTATAGCAGGCAGAGCAAGCCGGATGAATACATGCAGCTGGATGAACAAGGCTGGCTTATGTAGTGGATGAGGTCCCACCTGCATGGCTAATAATAGGGGACTGCGTACGAAAGGCCACGGAGCGGCGCGTGCCGCGGGATGAACGAGCTGTTCTAGCATAAATCACTAGTAAGCACAGAGAAACACTTCATTCCACTAAAAATATGCGCTtacagcctcatgcacacggcagttgcaGATTTTGCTTTCTTCAAATCGCAGAtctacaaaacatggataccggacttgtgctttccgcattttgccgaACAGTACGTCCTGCCCTCTGTTAGCACCGTctttttttgtctgcaaaacaAGGCTGCTGACTGGCCGTACGGATAGTACACGGTGTGCTGCCCGtgtcttttgcgaccccattgaaatgaaatggTTCACAACACACAGGAAAAAATGTGCATGGGATGCAGATTATAACCCACGgtggtgtgcataaggccttatatTGTAATTAACCATTAGGGTGAGCCCCCACTGTTCACAATCCATAGTGAATGTCTGGGCAGTGCTGCGGGTAGACAGTATTGATTTGACAGGTTGGCATAGTGTGTGACCACCTCCACTGCTTGGGAACTCTACCTGAGGACTCGCTCACTCACACCTACCCCAAGATTGCTGCCCATTTTCCGCCCACAGCAGATGCCGAAATTCCAGCAAAGTGAACTGGTGGACTACCTGCAGATCCACACCAAAATCTActagtcctaaaaaaaaaaaaaagaaaaaaaaaaatgaagatttttttttttaagggaacccGACCCGTCACCTCAAAAACGTATAAAAAAaaaccagcattaccttatagtagcccccagtctgttcatAATCATATGTCTGATCCGGTCATCTGATGCTCAATAgcttaaaaaaactattttaagcGCTATCTTGCTGTTCAACTTCAAGTCAACGTAAGCACGCCCCCTACCCGTCCCCTCTCTTGTTTGATTGACTGCCTGAAGTGCGGCCGGGATCGCAGAAATCCCACACATGCGCGGTGCGCAGATGAAagccagctaaggctactttcacacttgcagcagagtgatccggcaatctgcatgcaaatggaaagcatttgtagacggatccggatgcagatcagtctcgcaaatgcattgcaagaacggatccatctcatCTGGAGAAACGGATCCATTATATTTTGCAGTATTTTTCATGCCGgatttggcactaatacatttctatggaaaaaaatgccagattaAGGCAAGTGTCCCGTTTTTtttgggccagagataaaactgaagacatcctgaacggaatcctctccattcagaatgcatggggataaaacggatcagttcttttccggtattgagcccctatgacggaactctatgccggaaaagaataacggtagtgtgaaagtaccccaacagCGGCAGCTGGAGACGGGATCACGCCTTACCAAGGAGCGCACCACGAATGTGCGAGATTTCTGGCTGTCAATCTAAGAGATCTAAAAAAGGGGACAgttagggggcgtgcttaccttgacttgaagcaaggaagctgctgcccc
The sequence above is a segment of the Bufo gargarizans isolate SCDJY-AF-19 chromosome 6, ASM1485885v1, whole genome shotgun sequence genome. Coding sequences within it:
- the ZNF652 gene encoding zinc finger protein 652 isoform X1 — translated: MLRPSNLQPDPMGQAANSCQKLLDGRPPDVSGMGLDDSLRVSVPPPFYHATSQELDLSNKQFKRETSGPYPVMMDTKPEQQPFYLDSKPPIEVRPVKGERQNSGESEDDDDDDDDDDDDDDDDEEEDEDDVNYKREQIIVEVNLNNQTLNVSKGDKGVGKDPSHMKTSSDEDGGDSGDDDQDSNEDDENESRPAGDQTNMECVNQDQKTENSNMVAGDGSTLANNPNNEQVTSGEAPKRKKKTPKEPKSPTDKVKGEEKETLTCDKCPRVFNTRWYLEKHMNVTHRRMQICDKCGKKFVLESELSLHLQTDCEKNIQGTCNMAKKMCITCNKTFKKLWSLHEHIKIVHGYAEKKFSCEICEKKFYTMAHVRKHLVAHTKDMPFTCETCGKSFKRSMSLKVHSLQHSGEKPFRCENCDERFQYKYQLRSHMSIHIGHKQFMCQWCGKDFNMKQYFDEHMKTHTGEKPFICEICGKSFTSRPNMKRHRRTHTGEKPYPCDVCGMRFRFSNMLKAHKEKCFRVTSPVGVPPALQIALNNPSQVVTNLQTVHVPPSSPTPPLNLNTLSSLPPRPIPHPFSHLHLHPHSHHHLAVPPVPHLPPPPALFKSEALNHRGQTDDSFLRHLAEKTSATQHH
- the ZNF652 gene encoding zinc finger protein 652 isoform X2 — encoded protein: MLRPSNLQPDPMGQAANSCQKLLDGRPPDVSGMGLDDSLRVSVPPPFYHATSQELDLSNKQFKRETSGPYPVMMDTKPEQQPFYLDSKPPIEVRPVKGERQNSGESEDDDDDDDDDDDDDDDDEEEDEDDVNYKREQIIVEVNLNNQTLNVSKGDKGVGKDPSHMKTSSDEDGGDSGDDDQDSNEDDENESRPAGDQTNMECVNQDQKTENSNMVAGDGSTLANNPNNEQVTSGEAPKRKKKTPKEPKSPTDKVKGEEKETLTCDKCPRVFNTRWYLEKHMNVTHRRMQICDKCGKKFVLESELSLHLQTDCEKNIQCITCNKTFKKLWSLHEHIKIVHGYAEKKFSCEICEKKFYTMAHVRKHLVAHTKDMPFTCETCGKSFKRSMSLKVHSLQHSGEKPFRCENCDERFQYKYQLRSHMSIHIGHKQFMCQWCGKDFNMKQYFDEHMKTHTGEKPFICEICGKSFTSRPNMKRHRRTHTGEKPYPCDVCGMRFRFSNMLKAHKEKCFRVTSPVGVPPALQIALNNPSQVVTNLQTVHVPPSSPTPPLNLNTLSSLPPRPIPHPFSHLHLHPHSHHHLAVPPVPHLPPPPALFKSEALNHRGQTDDSFLRHLAEKTSATQHH